Proteins encoded by one window of Thunnus thynnus chromosome 3, fThuThy2.1, whole genome shotgun sequence:
- the c3h19orf67 gene encoding UPF0575 protein C19orf67 homolog isoform X2 — MTETEVQVEVQLTAESPPGQPVLQEDTGGERESHSPEGPPNTGHGEVEEPLALLAGFTLAPWCGDEAACSCDCEARSYLEGRLMERNLQSMQLKLQVLMSKVDDMHNCLINGLSHQDRGSLVAAVPSFLYTCQAYFNDVESTARRSVPPHTPLPFDIFTKRVQLLDLSQQLCDSLEQLVLTYASYNLLCLDETEPSSMSHFCIGQSQLGRLRLTAFRYCKPTPYLARVDTGLYKRMRWNVERLRDEQQTDEGKGGETEERGAETVGETEYYFLCCEDIPNVHAEADRDRHGNVVRMWSIGQWMQVNPDPDTDDIYDWIMCEVPLANYHRLLFLGSDEPSSCSATDFLQQLLMSWQTTE; from the exons ATGACAGAGACTGAAGTTCAAGTTGAGGTTCAGCTCACCGCAGAATCACCGCCAGGACAACCGGTGCTGCAGGAGGACACGGGTGGTGAGAGGGAGTCACACAGCCCGGAGGGTCCTCCAAACACCGGACACGGAG AGGTGGAGGAGCCACTAGCATTGTTGGCTGGTTTTACTCTGGCGCCATGGTGTGGTGATGAAGCAGCGTGCAGCTGTGACTGCGAGGCCCGCAGCTACCTGGAGGGCAGACTGATGGAGAGGAACCTGCAGTCCATGCAGCTAAAGCTCCAGGTCCTCATGAGCAAAGTGGATGACATGCACAACTGTCTCATCAATGG GCTGAGTCATCAAGACAGAGGGTCTCTGGTTGCTGCCGTGCCAAGTTTCCTGTACACCTGTCAGGCTTACTTTAACGATGTGGAATCAACAGCTCGGAGAAGCGTTCCCCCACACACCCCGCTGCCCTTTGACATATTCACAAAG cgCGTGCAGCTGTTAGACCTCTCTCAACAGCTGTGTGACAGTTTGGAGCAGCTGGTGTTGACCTACGCCAGCTACAATCTCCTCTGTTTGGACGAGACTGAACCgagcag CATGTCTCACTTCTGCATCGGCCAGAGTCAGCTCGGCCGACTGAGGCTGACCGCGTTCCGCTACTGTAAGCCGACGCCGTACCTGGCCCGGGTCGACACCGGACTGTACAAACGCATGCGATGGAACGTGGAGAGACTCCGAGACGAGCAGCAGACGGATGAAGGGAAGGGTGGAGAGACGGAGGAGAGAGGCGCGGAGACAGTCGGAGAAACAGAGTA TTACTTCCTGTGCTGTGAGGACATTCCCAACGTACACGCAGAGGCTGACAGAGATCGCCACGGTAACGTGGTGAGGATGTGGTCCATCGGTCAGTGGATGCAGGTGAACCCTGACCCCGACACAGATGACATCTATGACTG gATCATGTGTGAGGTTCCTCTGGCCAACTATCACAGGCTGTTGTTTCTGGGCAGCGATGAGCCGTCGAGCTGCAGCGCCACAgacttcctgcagcagctgctgatgTCGTGGCAGACAACAGAGTGA
- the c3h19orf67 gene encoding UPF0575 protein C19orf67 homolog isoform X1: MTETEVQVEVQLTAESPPGQPVLQEDTGGERESHSPEGPPNTGHGGSMTCPTTTYENTEVEEPLALLAGFTLAPWCGDEAACSCDCEARSYLEGRLMERNLQSMQLKLQVLMSKVDDMHNCLINGLSHQDRGSLVAAVPSFLYTCQAYFNDVESTARRSVPPHTPLPFDIFTKRVQLLDLSQQLCDSLEQLVLTYASYNLLCLDETEPSSMSHFCIGQSQLGRLRLTAFRYCKPTPYLARVDTGLYKRMRWNVERLRDEQQTDEGKGGETEERGAETVGETEYYFLCCEDIPNVHAEADRDRHGNVVRMWSIGQWMQVNPDPDTDDIYDWIMCEVPLANYHRLLFLGSDEPSSCSATDFLQQLLMSWQTTE; the protein is encoded by the exons ATGACAGAGACTGAAGTTCAAGTTGAGGTTCAGCTCACCGCAGAATCACCGCCAGGACAACCGGTGCTGCAGGAGGACACGGGTGGTGAGAGGGAGTCACACAGCCCGGAGGGTCCTCCAAACACCGGACACGGAGGTTCAATGACATGTCCTACTACAACCTACGAAAACACGG AGGTGGAGGAGCCACTAGCATTGTTGGCTGGTTTTACTCTGGCGCCATGGTGTGGTGATGAAGCAGCGTGCAGCTGTGACTGCGAGGCCCGCAGCTACCTGGAGGGCAGACTGATGGAGAGGAACCTGCAGTCCATGCAGCTAAAGCTCCAGGTCCTCATGAGCAAAGTGGATGACATGCACAACTGTCTCATCAATGG GCTGAGTCATCAAGACAGAGGGTCTCTGGTTGCTGCCGTGCCAAGTTTCCTGTACACCTGTCAGGCTTACTTTAACGATGTGGAATCAACAGCTCGGAGAAGCGTTCCCCCACACACCCCGCTGCCCTTTGACATATTCACAAAG cgCGTGCAGCTGTTAGACCTCTCTCAACAGCTGTGTGACAGTTTGGAGCAGCTGGTGTTGACCTACGCCAGCTACAATCTCCTCTGTTTGGACGAGACTGAACCgagcag CATGTCTCACTTCTGCATCGGCCAGAGTCAGCTCGGCCGACTGAGGCTGACCGCGTTCCGCTACTGTAAGCCGACGCCGTACCTGGCCCGGGTCGACACCGGACTGTACAAACGCATGCGATGGAACGTGGAGAGACTCCGAGACGAGCAGCAGACGGATGAAGGGAAGGGTGGAGAGACGGAGGAGAGAGGCGCGGAGACAGTCGGAGAAACAGAGTA TTACTTCCTGTGCTGTGAGGACATTCCCAACGTACACGCAGAGGCTGACAGAGATCGCCACGGTAACGTGGTGAGGATGTGGTCCATCGGTCAGTGGATGCAGGTGAACCCTGACCCCGACACAGATGACATCTATGACTG gATCATGTGTGAGGTTCCTCTGGCCAACTATCACAGGCTGTTGTTTCTGGGCAGCGATGAGCCGTCGAGCTGCAGCGCCACAgacttcctgcagcagctgctgatgTCGTGGCAGACAACAGAGTGA